From the genome of Tachypleus tridentatus isolate NWPU-2018 chromosome 6, ASM421037v1, whole genome shotgun sequence:
tagtttcgagttatttgacgttacagtCATTTTAGATGCATTAATTCTCAAATTAGATGcattttgattcttaaaaggacatcacattaaaaaagtctaatgtataaacttaaatagcataaaaacgattaatggcctttaagaaagctaaaaacatttccaaagtggacaatgtcaccatcagcaataacactgtctaatgttatggacaaacttGGGACAGagaatgtttaaaatggtgttgtcgttgagagtcataacggcggcaagaaagtaaaatgtggcttattgtgacctcagtgttacacagacaacacattggtgcaacagttctagataaaagaatgagatgagttaaaaaaactgtgactaatgtgtagtctacttagaacaacttcctctttccgatccttatggaagcacgatggccaaagtccaatataaggtttcatttggaaaagcttgttttcatgttgctcactccaagtcgactaccAGCTGGggcggagccgagccttgaatacaggaccatagtccatgtatggaacaggcacagcagtaatagtgccagagcagatagatttagctgcggtgtcgacgagctcattcctgcaaataccaacgtggcccgttatccagaaaaattggatagaagtagatgttaaagagaaatggaccagtcggttttgaatattggggagaacagggtgtgaactaacataaagcgattccagggtcagtagagaactaagtgagtcggTATATATactgcagtttgagtactgcttaccttctatgtgatccagggcaagagaaatggcgtacagttcagcagttaACACAGAatctgtagaggggattctgcgtgcaaccacagAAGTActacaaaccatggcagagtccacacagtcacctgattttgtaccatatggaaggatggtttgaaacatgttcaacaaataacagacagtatttctaatcaggagtgtctgcttttctcagatgacttaaagatagatgACATTTcgagactgtaagaagccattGTAGGTTGGACTGATCAGTGGATACaccaatgttatccaaagacagacccaatttatccaataGTGCATGGATACTaatgccaaaaggagcaatggcagactgtctgttcTCAAAAAggatggcccactgaggaaggaaaacacaaccccaggtggtatgctttggtaaggaacgaagttttgaagcatatagtaaagacagttgcaaatagcAGAGGTGCAAAGTTGGTTCAAGAAGtgcttgatgatgaatggggttctgcatctttaaggccaaggttctggcagagccatagaccagtgatccatagttgagtttagAATAGAATTTCGATCTGCTCCGTaagtggtagaagagaggacaagGAGGATATTTAGTGCTcatgtacatttgacctgtagctgcttgatgtgtggtataagggtcagcttatggtcaaagataagccccaagaactttgtctcagggactacaggcagcacaacttcactgatatggagttcacaatcagggtgaataccccgttggtagCAAAAGCgtatgcaaacggttttagagagaaggaagttaaagctgtttgctgtggtccacttcagtaaatgactgagagcagtctgtagctgctgctcaatatacctcatgttcaacaactgacatgagatgtgaaagtcgtcgacatagtctgtttgcaatagtgagagggagttgttcagtgatggcatttatctttgtactgaaaagtgtgacactcaaaacacagccttgagagATTCCAaatttctgtagaaaagaacgggaaagtgtcgaatccacacGTATGTGGAATCtcctattaattttttttaaaaaaatgggcaaatggccacataacccatatgtatggaggtctcgcaaaatgccattcctccatattgtatcataaaccttctcaatatcaaagagtattgatacaagatattATCGTTTGAGAAATTTTTTGCttattgacatttcaagtcgaatcaggtaaTACACGATGGAGCCCTGTTTTGGAACCCAcgctgggtgggcgagaggaggttgtttgattcgaggaaccaaataagacgagcattaaccaccctctctaaggtcttacagagacagctcgtcaaagcaattggacggtagtttgaaggaatattggTATCCTTCCCAGGCCTCAATGAAGGTTGGACAATAGCCAGATGCAGGCATCagagaaaacattctcctgccaaatccaattaaaaacaatcagaataataataagagaagcaggagatagatggcgcagcattttATAGTGTACATAATCAGGTCCAATTGATgcactgccagaccaatgaagggtcagtttgagttccaccagtgcaaagggaagattatagtcatagaaacaatcagcttgaaacgaaagaggtgaatgctctgcctgagtcttgatgacTGAGAAGGGtcaggaacaagcagaagtgctagatacccggcaaaagctttcaccaggAGTATCgacgatgctctgggtatcaggtTCTTCTTgcccatcagagagcaagatcgagatggggacagaattatattacccactgaccttggaactgatggtagaagttatgctggttgtgaactttatccaatagtccttctggctttgatgtctgacttactgagcatgtgcacgggcctgttggaaagcgatgcaaTGCGAGACTGTGGGATACCtaagaaaagtatcccaggctcgtttttgagctttccatgccatgtggcaggaagaattccaccatggatgagtatatcgtggaaaacgtgtcgaggttttaggaatacattgagcagattcctgtataatacagtcagatactgctgccacacagtcttACAGActatggcaggatcaagttctgtgagagcagtgaaagaggaccagtttgctCGATGTAGTTTCCACTGGCACACATGGGTCAAATGGCATCAACCATGGCTAgtgtctctcaaaattataggaaaatgatcactgccttatAGGTTACTggcaaccctccatgaaaagtgggagaatagtgaaggggggcaaactaagagatcaatagcagtaaaggactgactaagtgcatgaaaataagtagaagaaccagtattgaaaagagaaaggatgtgatcagaaagcatacaTGCTATGGAGATAGCATCAATAGCAGCACTttcccagagaggatgatgtccattaaagctccccaggattaaaaagggagacggcaactgttcaatgagagtgTCAAGGTCTCttcaggcaacaggtagagagaacaaacaatgatggtatgacctccaagggtgtgtcgagtggcaaaggtGTAGACTGACTGAAAACATCATGCATGTATCTTTAAGATAACCCACACTTCATAGTTTACAGTAACAACAAAGAATACAGGCTGACTTGACACATCACACATACATATTTAGGATAGCCTATACTTCATACTTTACAGTAACAACACAGACTGTAGACTGGCTTGAAACATCACACATATATCTTTAGTATAACCTACacaactgtattaaaaaaaataaggtgtaaaaattaataagtaaTCTAGTTGTGTGTTAAAAATGCATTTAAGTGTTGCTTTATAATTTCCTGACAGcactttaattgttgtaaatataacaataaattaagagAAAATTCAATATTTACAAGAATATGCTTAAGGAAAAAAAATGGATTCATGGAAATAACATGCGAGCCTCTGAATAAGTGATATTTATTTCATAGTTAGATAAACACAAGTAGTGACACTGTACTTACAGAAGGTTAAATATGCTACACCACAATTTTCTTTTCACAGTACTTTATTTTGTATAGTTCCCAATTTTAGgaagataaaaaatgaaatatctgaTAATTAGGACAACATTGTGACAATGAAtgtaaaaagaacattttaagtAATTGGAAGTTACAGAAGgccataaaaataaacttaaaaacagaAATCTAGCAAGTTTTCATAATTTACATTCAACATTAtcagaataataaatttaaatgctCCATCTGTAACTGAACTTTAGAAAAATTCACACCAAGAAAAAATCTTGAATAATTGCAATAAAGAAGAGCCCCTGggtgtaaagtaaaaaaaagttaattttacaaCATGACTTTACAATGCTCCTAAATGATGTTTGAGGTTCAAAGATTGATCCCTACACGTATTAATGTCTTCCTACCATTCTACATAAATCATGAAGCTGACTTAGATTCCCCATATCTCTTGTTCTCCAATGCAAGATTACCTCATAAAGCTATAATGACACATCTTTcctgaaaatattacataacaacCAAAAAAACATTCAGAATCACATAAAATGCATATAAAAACACCTTTCACAATTCCACTAAGCTTTTAGTACTGTTGGGATGAATGCGCAAGTGACTAAATACATTTCCCTGTGTTATGAAGGACAAACCACAAATTGGACAAAGGTAAGAACATTCTCCGCTGTGAAATCTCTTGTGGTTTTTTAAGCTTGATTCTCGAAAAAAAGTATGGGAACACTCATCACAATGAATAATTCTGTTAGAGATGTGTTTCTCATTAATGTGTTGGTTTAACTTCTCTCTGTCATCATGACGGAATTTGCAATACATACAATGAAAAATCTTCGGATGCTGGCTGGGCAAGTGTTTCATCTGAGGCTTCTCTTCAGACTTGGTCTTTAACTCAAAAGCATATGACATCTTCCTTGGCATTGCCTGAATTTTTGATTTTCCACggatttctttagttttattagctGCAACCTTTTTGCAAACACATCCTGCTTCACATGCTTGGCAACCCTTACGTTCAGGATTTATATGCTCTGATCTAATGTGCCTCGCCTTCAAACGACTGCTGACAAAAGTCTTTGAGCATATTTCacatacttttataaacttctcTGTACTGGTATGTTCTAGGCAATGTGTTTTCAAGCTGTCTTTGTCTTTAAATTCTAAACTACATGTTTCACACTTGTAAAAGTCCACCTCACTTGACTGAAACTTTTTACTTTGGTACAACTGAGATTGTAGAATTTTCTGTTTACATACTTGACATAATTCTCTAAATGGATTGCCCCCCTCCATAAGAACAACAGGCTTCGCACACATCTTGCAGTGACTTAAAGCAGACCATGACCCACTGCTCATCTCGTCTCTTGTGTAATTGGTACCGAGAGTATGATGAATGACTTCAAAGTTTTCACTTGCAGTCAGTTCCATTTCATGAAGTGCTGTGTGTTTCTCCATCGATCTATGTTCTTTAAACTGTTGGCCACAAGTTGGACACGAGTAAGGACGAGCAATTCCGTGGTCTCGTAACATGTGTTGATCAAACTTCTGTCTAAAGCGAATAACCTTCCCACATTCCTCACAAGTGTATGGACCCTTTTTGTTGATTCTGTATGTTTTTCCATACTTTCTTTTACAGTCAGAGTAACCTCTGGTAAAATGTACAGAATATTGTGAATTGCTATCACCAAGCACTGGTAAAAACTTGTCAAACTCATCGTGATCATTATACTGTACTTCAACTAGTTCCAGGGGAGTTTTGTACTTTTCATCATCATTATCAGAACCATTTTCAAACTCTTCCATTATGTCTTAGTCTCTGGTGTTTAAAACCTTCCAAACAGCTAACACTGTACTGAGCTGTTACACCTCGAATATTTCAGTatctttttaataactttatattacttatattaGATTCAATAATACCAAAAACAATAGTGCTGATGCTAAACTAACTCAAAATGTAATTTACTCTGGCTATTGAAATTACAGCATGATACAAAGTTCCTCTGACAAACtcttaatgttttctttattaaatatctcGAACTTTGTGTTGGCTTGGATTACAACATTAACTGCTGCTTGTACAATACttagaaaaatatcaaattaccAGCTTTACAAAATATGTGCACTACTTTCCTCTCAGATGTCAGGTTGAACCAGCTATAAAAAACACAGGGCGCCTGAAGTGCACGTGCACTACTTCTCTCTCACATGCCAGCTTGATGACTCCAGCAccacaatgaaatgtttttacacttaagttcaataaaaattttatattttagtcttCACACTTATTTCACTGACAACTTCAagtatgacctacaaaataaagaattaagGTTACATTACTCTCCAAAATAAAGATGTAAGGTTACAGTACTCTCcaaaataaagaattaatgttGCAATACTCTACAAAATAAAAACGTATGGTCACAATgctctgtaaaatataaaagtatggtTACAATACTCTCCAAGTGAAAGTATTATATCAAGTTGatgttatagctgtattaatGATGAAAGTACAAGTTTatgttatagctgtattaatgatgaaagtattatataagttactgttatagttgtATGAATGATGAAAGTATAAATTTGTTATAGCTGTATTAATGATGAAAGTATAAATTTGTTATAGCTGTATTAATGATGAAAGTATAAATTTGTTACAGCTGTATTAATGATGAAAGTATTATataagttactgttatagttgtATGAATGATGAAAGTATAAATTTGTTATAGCTGTATTAATGATGAAAGTATAAATTTGTTACAGCTGTATTAATGATGAAAGTATTATataagttactgttatagttgtATGAATGATGAAAGTATAAATTTGTTATAGTTGTATGAATGATGAAA
Proteins encoded in this window:
- the LOC143253518 gene encoding zinc finger protein 639-like, which codes for MEEFENGSDNDDEKYKTPLELVEVQYNDHDEFDKFLPVLGDSNSQYSVHFTRGYSDCKRKYGKTYRINKKGPYTCEECGKVIRFRQKFDQHMLRDHGIARPYSCPTCGQQFKEHRSMEKHTALHEMELTASENFEVIHHTLGTNYTRDEMSSGSWSALSHCKMCAKPVVLMEGGNPFRELCQVCKQKILQSQLYQSKKFQSSEVDFYKCETCSLEFKDKDSLKTHCLEHTSTEKFIKVCEICSKTFVSSRLKARHIRSEHINPERKGCQACEAGCVCKKVAANKTKEIRGKSKIQAMPRKMSYAFELKTKSEEKPQMKHLPSQHPKIFHCMYCKFRHDDREKLNQHINEKHISNRIIHCDECSHTFFRESSLKNHKRFHSGECSYLCPICGLSFITQGNVFSHLRIHPNSTKSLVEL